A genomic stretch from Vicinamibacterales bacterium includes:
- a CDS encoding 7-cyano-7-deazaguanine synthase: MASRPASVVLVSSGLDSAVLLAHELAGYDVRPVYVRSGLAWEAAELRMLSRLVASPLLNAARPLTVVDLPMQDVYPADHWAITGQPPAYDTPDEDVYLVGRNLTLLAKAGIVAARADARRIVLGPLAGNPFPDATPAFFGAMAEALSRGLAHPLSIATPFAALQKSQVIELGARLGVPLELTLSCMNPRQDQHCGLCSKCRERRDAFAEAGVVDPTPYAHPSPR, translated from the coding sequence ATGGCCTCGCGCCCGGCCTCCGTCGTGCTCGTGTCGAGCGGACTGGACAGCGCCGTGCTCCTCGCGCACGAGCTGGCCGGCTACGACGTCAGGCCCGTCTACGTGCGCTCCGGCCTGGCCTGGGAAGCGGCCGAGCTCCGGATGCTGTCGCGGCTGGTCGCCTCGCCGCTCTTGAACGCCGCGCGTCCGCTCACGGTCGTGGACCTGCCCATGCAGGACGTCTATCCCGCCGATCACTGGGCCATCACCGGCCAGCCGCCCGCCTACGACACGCCCGACGAGGACGTCTACCTGGTGGGACGCAACCTCACGCTGCTGGCCAAGGCCGGCATCGTGGCCGCGCGCGCCGACGCGCGGCGGATCGTGCTGGGCCCGCTCGCGGGGAATCCGTTTCCGGACGCGACACCGGCGTTCTTCGGCGCGATGGCCGAGGCCCTGTCGCGCGGGCTGGCGCATCCCCTCTCGATCGCGACGCCGTTCGCCGCGCTCCAGAAGTCCCAGGTGATCGAGCTCGGCGCCCGCCTGGGCGTGCCGCTCGAACTCACGTTGTCGTGCATGAACCCGAGGCAGGATCAGCACTGCGGGCTGTGCAGCAAGTGCCGCGAGCGGCGCGACGCATTCGCCGAGGCCGGCGTGGTCGATCCGACGCCGTACGCGCACCCGTCGCCGCGCTAG